Part of the Cohnella candidum genome, CGCGCAGCTTGAAGGCGGAGAGGCCGCGCGCTGCTTCGCATCCGGAATGGGTGCCATAGCGGCGGTGCTATTTGCGCTTACCGGCACGGGCGATCATATCGTCTGCGTGGACCAAGCGTACGGCCCGACCCGCGAATTGCTCGTCGACCTGTCTAACCGCTTTGGCCTCGAAGTGACCTTCATCGACGGCACGGACACGGACGCATTCGCGGCGGCGATTCGCCCGAATACCAAGCTGTTCTACCTGGAGAGCCCGACCTCGGGGATGTTCGAGATGCAGGACCTGCCTGCCGTCACGAAACTGGCGAAAACCCACGGGATACTCACCGCAATCGACAATTCTTGGGCGACGCCTTATTTCCAGAAGCCGATCGCGCTCGGCTGCGACCTGGTCATGCACTCGCTCACCAAGTACTTCTCGGGTCATAGCGATACCGTCGGCGGCGTCGTCGTCGGCAGCCGCGAGCTCCTCGGACTCATCGGTTCCCGAAGTTATCTGAATCTGGGAGCCGCGATGGCCCCGCAGACGGCTTCGCTCATCACCCGCGGCTTGCGTACGCTGCCGTTGCGGCTTGAGCGCCACCAGGCCAGCGCGCTCAAGATTGCGCAGCACCTGGCGTCCAAGCCGGACGTCGTCCGCGTCAATCATCCGGGCCTTGAGCAATATCCGCAAAAGGAGCTCGCCGACAGCCAATTGACCGGTTACGGAGGCCTGTTCTCTTTCGTGACGCGCCACAGCGTGGAGAAAATGAAGGAATGGGCGACCGGTCTCCAATACTTCCGAATCGGAGTCAGCTGGGGCGGATACGAGAGTCTCGTCACCGCCGGCGCTGCCCCCGCCAAATTCAACGCAGATGGCAGCGCACCGTCGAGCGTTCGTCTGTACATCGGTATCGAGGATCCGGAGGAGCTGATCGCGGATATCGATCGCAGCTGGGCAAGGCTGAAGGAACCTTCGCAGGAAGCCATCTCTTCATAAGACAACGTTTAAACGGCGATCGATTCCCGGCAATCAACCGGGGAGAGGTCGCCGTTCTTTATCCACTAAAAAAACGGTCCCAGATGGTTAGGCAACCTGTTACTTAACAATTAAGTAATGAAGTGCAAAAAAACCAGCAATCACAAGGATTTGCTGGTTTTTCTTATAACCGAGGGAAAGAATCTCAGCAGTTCTAGCTTTCTTTACCAGGACAACCTTTCAAGCATCCCCAGCCCTCCCATTCACCGCGTTGGAAAGAGATGCCTCCGAACTCCGTTACGAGAACCGGTCGTTGGAAATAACCGGTCTGCTCGCATCCAGCGATTTCGTCAATTTTTAACTTCGTCACCTAAATTCATCCATTTTATAGGAAGACAAACTTATGACGATTGTTAATAGAGATATAGGAGCTGGTTCTCTACCTCTCGAATCCAAACCTGCATGAAGCCTTTCTCCCGGTTGTCCCAAGCATAGTAAGGAATCAAAACACAAGGTTTCCCATTTTCCTCTTTACCGGTCATTAAAGTTACGCCTCCAAGCAGATCCGGACGGTAACAAATATGGAACGGGTCCCGGGGAGATAGGGCAAAAGCGTCATCGTTTAATTCCGGATTATCCGCTTGCTCCATACAATAAACAACGGGTCCACGCTGAATGGCAAGACGACCGCGATTGGCTTCTACCTCCGCCCTGGCGCGTACGACCTCCACAGGCATGTCCAGTTGAAGTACGATGGAATCCCCAGGTGACCATTGTCGATCCAGAATCAGGTACCCGCGGTCCGTCAGCGCTTCGGCTCCGAAGAGGGGGGCTCCGCAAACCTCCAGTTTGTAACCCCGGCACCAACCCGGAACGCGTAATCGAACGGCGAATTTCCCTGTTCGTTCAGGATTTACCGCAAGCTCGATCTTGCCGTCCCACGGGTAATAAGTCGTTTGCTTCAGCTTTACGTTAAGTCCGTTGCCGATCTCGAATTCCGCTTCGCCGTTCATGAATTGGTTTACGACGAGTCCGTCGTCCGTCCGCGCATAAGCATACTGGCCTATGGAAGGCAGAAACCGTACCAAATTGGTTGGGCAGCAGGACGTACCGAACCATTCTACGCGGTGGTGGCCGCCTTTCGACGCCAGCGGATTGACGTAGAAAAACTTGTCGCCGGACAATGAAATGCCGGCTAAAGCGCCGTTGTACATTTCACGCTCCACCACGTCGGCATATTTGGCATCGCCGAACAGCAGGTTCATCCGATGATTCCAGAACGCCATGGCGATCGCGGCGCAGGTCTCGCAATAAGCCGTTTCGTTCGGAAGATCGTAGTCCGTGGTAAAACCTTCGTTATCCCTGGAAGGTCCGATTCCTCCCGTCACGTACATGTTTCGTTCCACGGTATGCGCCCAAACGCGATGCAAGGCATCGACATAGGCAAGATCACCCGAAGCGTGAACAACATCCGCCATTGCCGAGTATAGATACATGGCACGGACGGCATGCCCGGTAACCCTTTCGATGTCCCGAACCGGAACATCGTCCTGGCAGTATGCCGGCCCCCATTCTTCCTTATCCCATATTTCCCCCTTGCCGTGGCCATGCCCCCGTTCCTCCAACAGCCAAAGAGCGAGCTTCCAATAACGCTCCTCACGGGTAACGCGATACAGCTTGACAAGTGCCAGTTCGATTTCCTCATGGCCCTCTACCCAATGGCGTTTACCGGGGCCGAATAAGCGGTCGTAATGATCTGCCATCCTGCAGGCGACATCCAGAAGCTTGCGTTTGCCTGTCGCTTCGAAATAAGCGACCGCCGCCTCGATCAAATGACCGCCGTTATACATTTCATGTTTTTCCATGTCCGTCCATTTGCTCTCGGGCGCCACTAATGTGTAGTAAGTGCATAAATAGCCATCCGGTTCCTGCGCGGCGGCGATGAGCTCAATCATCCGGTCGGTTTCCGATTCCAACTCCGGATCCCTGTTCGACATCAACAGATAGGCTGCGCCTTCGAGCACCTTGTACACATCGGAGTCGTTGAAATAGATGCCTTCGAATTCTCCGTCCATCAGACCGGCAGCTTTAGCGAAATTCGATATGCGCCCGGTTTCCTTGCATTGGGCAATGCAGGTCTTTATCGTCACATGTTTTAGGACTTCTAGACGCGGACGCCAGAAAGCGTCATCGATATTCACTTTCGTAAAGGGAACGCTCTGCCATTTCATGATTTGGCTTTCTATGGGTGTCATCCTGTTTTTCCTTTCTTTCGTCAACTCATCCTTTGAGGCCGGTCAACGTAATCCCTTCAAGGAAGTAGCGCTGCCCGATCAGAAACACGATGACGCAAGGCAGCACGACGGCTGCCGAAGCCGCCATGAGCAGATCCCATTGCGCGGTATAGGTTCCCTGAAACATCTGCAACCCGAGCGCAAGGGTAAACAGGCTGTCGCTTTTCACGTAAATGAGCGGGCCCATGAAATCGTTCCATGATCCCAAAAAGCTGAATAAGGACACTACGATAAGAACGGAACGGCTTAGCGGCATGATAATTCTCATGTAGATTTGAAAATAAGTGGCTCCGTCGACGAAGGCCGCTTCATCGAAATCCCGCGGAATGGTTAAATAGAATTGACGCAGCAGGAAAATATTGAAGATTCCGCCGCCGAAATACGCCGGTACGATCAACGGGTAATACGTGTCATAGAAGCCGAGCATCTTCCAACCGAGAAAGCTGGGAATCAGGGTTACGGCCGCCGGCAGCATCATGCTTGACATCAGAATGCCGAATATGGCGTCCCTTCCTTTCCATTGAATCCGAGAAAACCCGAACGCCGCGATACTGCTTGTCACGACAGTACCGACAAGAACGCTGACCACGATGATAAGCGTATTGGTGAAGAAGGTACCGAACGGCAGGGTCGTAAGGGCTCTATGGAAATTGTCCCAATGAAAAGGTTTCGGAATCCATTCCGGCGGCATGGTGAAAATTTGCGATAAATCCATGAGCGAACTTCGCAGCAACCATACGAACGGTATAATAAACATCGCTGAGATCAATAACAAAGCCGTGTAACCCGCCGTAAGCGTAAGCTTCGATTGCCTCACGTACGCTCCCCTCCTTCGTAATGCACCCATGATTTCGAGGTTTTGAACACAATCAAGGTGAAAAACAGGATAATGATGAACAGCACCCACGCGAGCGCGGACGCATACCCCATTTCCGTATCCCGGAAACCCGTTCGCCAAAGATAGAACACGAAAAATAAACTCTTATTGTTCGGTCCGCCTTGCGTTAAAATATAAGCTTCGTTAAACACCTGGAAAGATCCGATGATCGTCATGATGGTATTGAAGAAAATCGTCGGCGTGACCATCGGAATCGTAATGTGACGCAGCTTGCTGTACCACCCGCCCCCATCCACTTCGATCGCCTCGTAATACTGCTTGGGAATGCCTGACAGTCCTGCGAGGAAAATGATGACCGTGCCCCCGATTCCCCACAACGTGGTCAGCACGACGGAAGGAATCACGCTTCCCTCCGAATACAACCAACTTCCGGCCGGCAGATGTAACCATCTGAGCAGAGAGTTGGCAAGGCCCAGATCGGGATTCAGCAGCCACATCCAGATCATGGCCGATGCGACCGCAGGTACGATGCTGGGCAAGTAGATGATCGTACGAAACAGGGCTCTTCCTCTGACATTCAGGTTCAGAAGCAGGGCAATCACGAAAGAAATGAAAATAACGGCAGGTACCCGCAGAAGGACGAAGTAGAAAGTAACGCCAAGCGATTTATAGAACAGTTCGTCTTCGCCTGAAAACAACTTGGAATAATTATCGAATCCGACGAATGCGGTATGCTCTCTGAATACGTTATAATCCGTCAGGCTAAGCACCAAGCTGGCAATCATGGGACCTAACGTGAAGATGAGAAACCCGAGTATGGCGGGCGAAGTGAACAACAACCCGTAAAACAGCCCTTTTCTCATGATTACCTCCGATCTCATAGCTTCCAGCTAAGGAAAACGGCGATCTTAAGCAAGAACGCCGTCTTCCGCAAATTTAAACGCTTGTTCTTTTATTCTTAGCCCTTCACGTCACGGCGGCCCTTTACCTGAGCTTGCGCTTTATTCGCGATTGAATCCATCGCCTCTTGCGCGGATTGTTGGCCGAGCCATACTTTATCCAAGGCGGGATTCACGATATCCATAATCTTGTTGAAGTTTTTGACATAACCCGTCGGCGTTTGGTGGCTGCTATTCAATAGAACGTCTACGATCGCGTCTTTATAGCCCGATGGGCGGGAATCGAGGTTTTCCGTCCATTTGGCGAGCAAAGTCGGTTCCGTATACCAGTCTCGATAAGAGGGCATCCATGTCCCGGCCGTAATCATGTCGATCGCCGCATCCGGGTCCATCAGCGCTTTCATCAGCTCCCAAGCCTCTTTCGGATGCTTGGTTGATTTGAACATGGAGAACATCCCGCAAACCACGGTGGTCATCGGTTTTTGCATAATCGGCAATACTCCGACGTTGTAATGGACTTTCGATTGCGCCAATCCTGCGCTCACCCATTGCCCGTCAATGTCCATTGCCACTTTTTTCGTCTGAAGCGCGATGTTCGGAGCCGGAATGTTCTTGGCTTGGACCGGAGAAGGCGCAACATGATGAACATTGATCAAATCCGCGATTTTCTGAAGGGCCTCTACTGCAGCCGGCTGATTTAGCGCGAAGGATTTCCCGTCTTCGGAGAGGAAGTCCCCGCCGTTGGAGAAAATAAAGTTACTGTAGCTCCCCCACCACGTTGGAAAGTTCACGCCATACTGTTTAATATTTTTGGGATCAAAGTCTGCATCCGTGGCATTCCTGCCCTTGTTGTCGATCGTCAGTTTCTTGGCGACTTCGACGAACTGATCCCATGTCCACGCTTCCGATGCTTTGGACGGCGGAGGCGTTAAGCCAGCATCTTTGAAAATATCTTCGTTATAGAACAAGGCGAATGTCTCGGGACCCGGGCCTAAGCCGATGACGTTGCCCGGCTCAAGCGAATACGAGATATTCGGAACGAGTCTTTCCGCATTGATGTCCGGATCGGACGAGAGAAATTCCTGGAGATTGTAGAATTTGCCTTGCTCCGCAAGCGGGAAAGCAATGCTGGCAGATTCCATCTGCGCGATATCTGGCACGTCATTACCCGCCACCATTGTCGTGAGCTTGGTATCATAGTCAGTGGGAATATGCTGAAGTTTTACGGTGATATTCGGATATTTCTCCTCGAACTTTTTGATGGCTACCTTATAAGCAGCCACTTCCTCCGGCGCTCCCCATACCGTCATGCGAAGCGTGATTTGTTCTTTCGACTGATCTCCGCCGGATGATGCCGAGCTCGCCGAATTGGCGGGGGAAGAGGCATTGCTGCTATCTTGGCCCGAGCTGGACTTCGAGCATGCGGATAGAATCGCAACCAGCAGCAGAAGTAAAGCGATCAGAACGGATATGGATTTCCTTGGTCGTGACATCTTCCGGACCCCTTTCGAGTTTCAACCCTTATTGGTTCATAGCTGCAGTCTATGATGCTCTCATTATAAGACCGTATACAGCGCTTACATAACCCGAACCTGTTTGGAATGGTGGATTATTATTGGGTCTGCAACGGAAGCGTGATGGTCACTTTCGTACCGAAACCCGGATCGGAAGAGATCATGACCCCGTACTCTTCGCCGTACGTCATCCGAATACGGGCGATCGTGTTCTTGATGCCGACGGAAGACGATTCCCGGTATAAAATCGCATGAACCGCGTCGCTGCTCATTCCCCGCCCGTTATCCTCAATCTCAAAATACCGGGTACCGTGCTCGATCCAACCGCGTATTCGAATAAGCCCCCCCGCTTCGGTTTGATCGAAACCGTGCAGGATGGCGTTCTCGACAAACGGCTGGAAAAGAAGTCTGGGCATCTTGTAGTCGTAGAGCATCGAATCGATCTCGTAGCTGACCGTAAATTTCCCTTCGAATCGAACGGACATGATATAGAAGTAGTTTTTCATCCATTCGATTTCCTCGGACAGATGAACGGCTCCCCATTCCTTACGCGAAGTATAGTGCAGCATGTTCGACAAGCAGACAAGCGTTTTACTGAGTTCCTTCTGATCGTTCTCGATGGCCATCCAATTCATTACGTTTAATGTGTTGTACAGAAAGTGAGGGTTCATCTGCATGTTCAGCGCTTGGATTTCCGCTTCCTGTTCTTTTAATTTGATCTCGTAATTTTCCGAAACCAATAAACGGATCCGATCGTTCATCAGATTAAAACGCTGAAGTAATATGCCGAATTCATCGTTGGTGCTGACCACAACCCGGGTTTGGAAATCCCCTTCGCCCACGGATCTCATCGCGCCGAGCAGCTTCTTGATCGGATTCGTGATTTTACCTGAAATGAAATAAGCGAAAATAAGCGCAACGATTCCCATAATGACGGCCAGAAGGGTGGTAGAAGCGCGAATGACCGGAACCAGACTGCCCACGAGCGCGGATTCGGGCGTCATGACAATGGACATCCAACCCGTGACTTGAGAACGGTCGAAGCAGACGATCGTGTTCACGCCGTCCAACGTTATTCTTCGCGTGCCGCTGCCAGCCTGTTGAAGCTGTTCCACCCAATTGTCCTTATAAACTTGCGTGATTCTGCCGGGCTCGCTGTTGGCCACGATGCGATTGTCCGGATCCAGGACCAAAAAACGGGAACCGTCGGGAATGCTTTTCTCGTACAGGGATTTCAACGTGTCCGATTTGAAGCTGATCGTCAGAACAGGCCGTTCTATTCCGGGATCCAGTTTCTCCAAGGTCGTATTGTTTAAATAGGAAAAATCAAGGACGCGCGTCGCGGAGAACAAATAGCGGAAATCGATCTTTCCATCTGCCAAATACGGTTGATTGAACATATCCACGAAATCGTAGGTGGGATACCAAACCATCTTGCCTCCAGCCTGCCGGGCCGCGCGGTAAATATCCGTATTCGTCGGATCGCCTTGGGGCAGCGGCTGGCCGAAAGTAAAATAAGACGTCCACAGCTGGTAAGCGTACACTTCATCGATTTGCGAGAAATAACTTCTTAAAGCGTCGGACACGAGACGATCGGCGGCGAGCAGGTCCGCCTTATTCTCCGGTTTCAAGTGATTGAAAACCCGAAACAATTCCTTGTCTACGAACAATGCCATGCTGTTCTGGTCTATGATCCGCAGCTTGGTGTCCATAATCTCGTTGTTTTTCTTTACGATCTCGTATACGTTTTTCTGCGCTTGTTCCGTCACGACTTGCAGGCTTGTACGATAGAAGAGAGTCCCGAGCACGATCAGCGGGACCGCAATCAGAAATATAAAGCTGGCGAGCAACCGGTAGCGGAATGTGATCTTCATCCTTCTCTGCTCCTTTGCGGGAAGGATGCGTGCTTATAAGCTTCCGGCGACATGCCGTTCTGTTTCTTGAACACCCTGCAGAAATACTTCGTATCCTGATACCCGCACTCGGCGGCTATTTCATATATTTTCAACCGGTTCTCCGCAAGCAATTCCTTGGCCCGCCGCATTCTGGTCTCCGTCACATGATCGGAGAACGTTCTGCCCGTCCTGCTTTTGATCAGGGTGCTGAAGTAGGAAGGATTAAAGAAAAAATGCTCTGCGGCCCGTTCCAGCGTCAATTCTTCCTTGACGTTCTCTTGAATCCATCTCAAACACTCGGCCACGATAATCTCGCTTTTATCTAACCGGGCTTGTCTCAAAGCATCGTGTACATCCCGGAGCCGAATCTCTAGAACCGCCATGAGTTCCGCATAGGTATGGCAAAGCGGAATCACGTTCAAAGCCGAATCCGTGAGAGCGCTTCCAATCTGCCGATCAACGTAATCGCGAATTCTGCTTTTCATCCTCATGAGGGTGAGCGAGGCACATTCTTTGATCAGATTCGGATTCGTATGGCCATTCGCGGCAAGTTGAACGAAAGCAGCCCGGCACATCGCTATGGCAGCTTCCGCATCCCTTCCTTGCACCGCTTCGAACAGCTTCTCTCCGTCAAGAAGGATGGGGTTGCGGGTGGGAAGAAGTTCATCATGGAACAAAATGCCGCTCCAACTCTCATGAAAGTTGTACAGATTGGCGGTTTGGGCTGCCCGGTAAGCCTGAAACGCATCCGTCCATAAGCATCGGCAATCCGGACCGATCCCATGGGTAAGCCGTCCGTGCTTTGCCCACTCTGCCTCTAAAGATGAAACCGTTCGGCGTATTTCAGGCTTTCTTTCTTGGGCAGGCTGAGCTGTTTGAATGATGGTAACCGCTTGGAAGACTTCCTCCTGAAGAACATGTAAGGAGAAAGTACACGCTTTGCCGAATTCAGCCCACGCCTGTTCCAAGTGCTTCAACCATGCTCCGGCATCAAAACCTGCCTTATTGCCCGGTCCGATCCGGATTTCAGAGAAAATAACCGTTCCGCTCCCCTGCATCCACTCTAACGTTTCGAGCTCTTTACGCTCCATATCCGTCAAGCTTCCATTCAACCATGACAGAAGAAGGCGGTTTCGATAGGCAGAGGAAGTGAGGCTTAGCCGATGCTTTAACGCTTCCGATTCGGAATGCTGCCGGGATTCCTCGACAAGCTGGCTTTCAATGCGGCGCAATACGTCTTCTACCTTCCCGGCTTCTACCGGTTTCAAGAGATAATCATAAGCCCCGTGACGAATCGCAGCCTGGGCATATTCGAACAGATTATAAGCCGAAACCATGACAACCTTGGTCCGGAGGCTTTCATCCTCCAGCTTTTTCAAAAAGGAAAGACCATCCATACTCGGCATTCGAATATCGGTTAACACGGCATCGGGCTTTTCAGACCTGACGAGTTCAAGCGCGCTTGCCCCGTCTTTGGCGACAAGAACTTGATCTTCAGGCCGCAGGACATGAATCATACTCGCCATTCCTCTGCGGTGCCTCGGCTCATCGTCCACGACTAATATTTTCATCCCGCTCAGCCCTCTCGTCTGTGCTTTTATTTGTCTCCGCTATCTATTTAGATTAACAGAAAAAAGCCCCTTCTTATGGACAGGCGCTTGAATTTCTCATTTCGTTAACGTGCCGGTGTGAAGCATCCAACGTACCTTTATTATAGAAGGTTAATCGGCATTGAAAAAAGTTGAATATTATTAGATAGGTGGATTATGATTGGTAATTTCCCGCTTTCCGCACGTCAGCCGGGAAGAAGGAAAGCTCATAGTGAAAATACAATTCTCGGGCATGGTCAACGTTGAGGTGGAGAGAAAGTCTCTCCTCGCCCTCCTCGGCATACTCTGGGATCAATTGGCCAGAATATCCATTCTTAATCCACTAAAAAAACGGTCCCAGATGGTTATGCAACCATCGGGACCGTTCATTCATTTTATTCCACCGTAACGCTCTTCGCCAGGTTACGCGGCTTGTCGACATCGTGGCCGAGCGCCAGCGACGCGTAGTAGGACAGCAGCTGCAGCGGCACGACCGACAGGGCCGGCGTGAGGATCGGCAGCGTGCGCGGGATCGCGAACTGGCGGTCGACCGACTTGGCGGTTTCAGCCTCGAACCCTTCGTTGATGATGCCGAGCACGTTCGCGCCGCGGGCTTTCGTTTCTTTAATGTTGCTAAGCATTTTCTCGTACAGGTCTTCTTGCGTAAGCAGCGCGATGACCGGAATCCCTTCTTCGATCAGTGCCAGCGTGCCATGTTTCAGTTCGCCGGCCGCGTACGCCTCGGAGTGGATGTACGATATTTCCTTCAGCTTCAGCGAGCCCTCCAGCGCGACGGCATAGTCGATGCCGCGGCCGATGAAGAACAGGCTGCTGTGACGGGACATGGACTCGGCTACGCCCTTGATCGTTTCCGCTTGCGCGAGGATCTTCTCGACCTGATCCGGCAGCGAATCCATCGCGGCCAGGATGTGGGCCACTTCGTCCTCCGACTTGGTGCCGTTCGCTTGTGCCCAGTAAAGACCGAACAGGTAGAACGCAATCAACTGGGACGTGTAAGCCTTCGTCGAAGCGACGGCGATTTCCGGGCCGGCCAGCGTGATGATGACGTCGTCCGCTTCACGGGCGACCGAGCTGCCGACCACGTTCGTGATGGCGAGCACGCGGGCTCCGCAGCGCTGAGCTTCACGCAGAGCGGCCAGGGTGTCGGCGGTTTCGCCGGATTGGCTGACGACGATGACCAGCGTATCCTTGGTGATGATCGGCGAGCGGTAGCGGTACTCGGACGCCACGTCCGTTTCGACCGGGACGCGAGCCAGTTGTTCGATAACCGTCTTGCCGACCATGCCGGCATGCATCGCGGTGCCGCAAGCGACGATATGCACGCGGTTGAAGCCGCGCAGCATTTCCGCCGACATTTTCAACTCGGGCAGCGTCACCGAACGGCCGTCTTCGCTGATGCGTCCGCGCATCGTGTCGCGGTACGCTTTCGGCTGCTCGTGGATTTCCTTAAGCATGAAGTGATCGAAGCCGCCCTTCTCGGCGGTCATCAGATCCCAATCGACGTGGAAAACGTCCTTGGAGATCAGGTTGCCTTCGATCGTCATCAGCTCGACGGAATCGCGCGTCAGCACGGCCATTTCGCCGTCGTTCAGGATATAGATGTCGCGCGTATGCTCCAAAATCGCCGGAATGTCCGACGCGATGTATTTCTCGCCTTCCCCGATGCCGATGATAAGCGGGCTTGCATAACGAACGGCCACGAGCTTATCCGGCTCGTATTCGGTCAGGACGCCGAGCGCGAACGCGCCTCGCATTTTGCTGACCGCGCGCTGTACCGCCTTGACGATATCCCCTTCGTACTCGACCGAGATCAAGTGCGAAATGACTTCGGTGTCGGTCTCCGACAGGAACCGATGCCCTTGGTGCATCAGTTCTTCTTTCAGTTCCAAATAGTTCTCGATGATCCCGTTGTGCACGACCGAGAACTTCAGCGTGTTGTCCACATGAGGATGCGAGTTCACGTCCGACGGCTTGCCGTGCGTTGCCCAGCGGGTATGCCCGATGCCGACCGTTCCGCGCAGCGGATCGTCCGACAGGCGGCCCTCGAGGTTAGCGAGGCGCCCGACCGTTTTGGTGATTTCCAAGCCTTGCTCCGTGAACACGGCGATGCCCGCAGAGTCGTATCCGCGGTATTCCAGCTTCTTAAGACCTTCCAGCAAAATCGGCTGCGACTCGCGATTGCCGATATATCCAACGATTCCACACATATTAAAATAGACCTCCGTTTCGGTTCTCCGTCCGTCCATGAGCGACCGAAACCCAGCCTGCCAAAGCGTCACGACCCATATGCAAACACAGGAAGTGTCCGCCGTGCAGCCGATTCCGGCCAACTCGGACTTCCCATTCCGAATTCTTATTAGGTTGCATCATATCGGAATATTGTACGCACGGTCACCCGCCGCGTTTTGTCTTCCGATTTGTCGGCTCCGATGCGAAACCGGGAGGTCCCCGCCGAAAACCCGAACGCCTCCACCTCGTCAACTTGCGGTCATCGAAAATCTCCCGTGTCATGACCGGCCAAGTTCTGGCGCTTAGTGTTGCCTCTGTAACCT contains:
- a CDS encoding response regulator transcription factor — translated: MKILVVDDEPRHRRGMASMIHVLRPEDQVLVAKDGASALELVRSEKPDAVLTDIRMPSMDGLSFLKKLEDESLRTKVVMVSAYNLFEYAQAAIRHGAYDYLLKPVEAGKVEDVLRRIESQLVEESRQHSESEALKHRLSLTSSAYRNRLLLSWLNGSLTDMERKELETLEWMQGSGTVIFSEIRIGPGNKAGFDAGAWLKHLEQAWAEFGKACTFSLHVLQEEVFQAVTIIQTAQPAQERKPEIRRTVSSLEAEWAKHGRLTHGIGPDCRCLWTDAFQAYRAAQTANLYNFHESWSGILFHDELLPTRNPILLDGEKLFEAVQGRDAEAAIAMCRAAFVQLAANGHTNPNLIKECASLTLMRMKSRIRDYVDRQIGSALTDSALNVIPLCHTYAELMAVLEIRLRDVHDALRQARLDKSEIIVAECLRWIQENVKEELTLERAAEHFFFNPSYFSTLIKSRTGRTFSDHVTETRMRRAKELLAENRLKIYEIAAECGYQDTKYFCRVFKKQNGMSPEAYKHASFPQRSREG
- the glmS gene encoding glutamine--fructose-6-phosphate transaminase (isomerizing), whose protein sequence is MCGIVGYIGNRESQPILLEGLKKLEYRGYDSAGIAVFTEQGLEITKTVGRLANLEGRLSDDPLRGTVGIGHTRWATHGKPSDVNSHPHVDNTLKFSVVHNGIIENYLELKEELMHQGHRFLSETDTEVISHLISVEYEGDIVKAVQRAVSKMRGAFALGVLTEYEPDKLVAVRYASPLIIGIGEGEKYIASDIPAILEHTRDIYILNDGEMAVLTRDSVELMTIEGNLISKDVFHVDWDLMTAEKGGFDHFMLKEIHEQPKAYRDTMRGRISEDGRSVTLPELKMSAEMLRGFNRVHIVACGTAMHAGMVGKTVIEQLARVPVETDVASEYRYRSPIITKDTLVIVVSQSGETADTLAALREAQRCGARVLAITNVVGSSVAREADDVIITLAGPEIAVASTKAYTSQLIAFYLFGLYWAQANGTKSEDEVAHILAAMDSLPDQVEKILAQAETIKGVAESMSRHSSLFFIGRGIDYAVALEGSLKLKEISYIHSEAYAAGELKHGTLALIEEGIPVIALLTQEDLYEKMLSNIKETKARGANVLGIINEGFEAETAKSVDRQFAIPRTLPILTPALSVVPLQLLSYYASLALGHDVDKPRNLAKSVTVE